The sequence CAAACAGACATAAATTAATGCAGTTATGCAGGGCAAAAAATAATAATTTGTGTATCTTCCCACTTTAATACCTCTACTAACCTGTATATGTTCGCAGTAACCATTTTAGGAAACAATTCTGCCTTGCCAGCCTATGACAGGCATCCAAGTGCTCAAATTGTTACCATTTACGACCAATTATTGTTAATCGACTGCGGAGAGGGTACCCAGATGCAATTGTCAAGGTATAAAATCAGAAGAGGAAAACTCAATCATATTTTTATTTCTCACTTACACGGGGATCATTATTTTGGATTAATTGGTTTAATAAGCAGCATGGCCTTGCTAAACAGGGAACAGCCCCTCCACTTATTTGCACCTGCCGGATTACAGGAAATTATTCAACTGCAACTCAGCGTAGCATCTACCACCCTGCCTTTCCCTTTGATTTTTCATCCCCTGGAAAAAGAGGGAATTATTCTGGATGAATCAAAATTTACAGTAGAAACTTTTCAAACCCAACACAGAATTCCCTGCTGGGGCTTTTTAATCAGGGAAAAAAAAGAGCCCAGAAAAATTGACAAAGAAAAAGCCGTTCAGCATCATATACCTTCCGCCTATTATCAATCTTTAAAAGCAGGTTATGATTATACGGCAAAAGACGGTACGGTTATTTACAATGACCAGGTAACTGTAACCAATAGCCCTGCTAGAAGTTATGCGTATTGTGCAGACACGTTATATGATGAAAGATTAGCCAACATAGCCAAAGATGTAACCATGATTTATCATGAAGCAACTTATTTGAATGGAATGGAAGAAAGAGCAGCTGCCAGGTTTCACAGCACCACTGCGCAGGCAGCCACCATTGCTTTAAAAGCAAATGCAGGAGGATTATTGCTGGGGCACTTCAGTAGTAAGTTCGAAGAATTGCATGATTACCTAAAGGAAGCACTAGAAGTATTTCCCCATACCCAGCTTGCCATAGAGGGAGTAACTTTTAAAATATGAAAAAGCAACTTCCTCTTGTTTGTTTTTTTATTGCTTTTATCTTTATTTCATCTCAGTCAAAAGCTCAGTATCAAAAAGAAATTGATAGTTTAAAAGCAATCATTCCAACGGTAATAAAAGATACGGTGCAATTAAACAAACTTGCTCAACTTGCCTTTTATCAATCTTTTACTGATTCTGTAAATACATTTAAAAACACACAGCAAATTCAACAGTTATCTGCTAAATGGAACTATAAACCCGGTTTAGCGGCAGCACTTAGAGCCAATGCCAACTTTTTTATTGTAAAACGTGTTCCCCAAAAAGCATTGCCTTACTTAATTCAGGAATCACTAATCTGGCAACAAATCAAAAGACCCATTGAAGTTGCTGCCAATCATGCAATGTTAGGCCAGTGCTATACTTTGTCTGCTGATTATTCAATGGCAACTGAACAATTCAATAAGGCAGAACAGCTTTACAAGCAACTGAATGACCAAAAATCACTCGGCGCTTTGTATCATAATGCAGGAACTATGCTAACAGAAAAAACGGAACCTAAGCTGGCATTGATATACCTAATTAAATCACTTGAAATTCAAGAGCAATTAAAAGACACTAAAACAATTGGTTTAACACAAAATAATATCGGAAGGCTATTTTATCAAACCAAGAATTATCCTAAAGCCATTGAATACTTTCAGAAAGCCATCATTTCGAACAGTTTAATTAAGGATTGGAGAAATTTAGGAATTGCCCATGTAAATCTGGCGAATGTTTATGTAGAGATGAATGATTATTCTACGGCTATGCGGGAATTGAATGAAAGCATTGACAATTTTACAAAAGTTGATTTTAAAAGAGGGCTGCAGGTTGTCTATAATAATCTTGGGGCGATGAATATCCGTCAGAAAAACTATGTAGCAGCTATTCCTCTATTACAAAAAGGACTTGAGTTGGCAAAAATGAATCAATCCACTGCTGGAGTGGCATTGATTGAACAAAATATTGGTTACGCGCTCTATCTTTCTAATCAATACGAGAAGGCTTTGGAATGGTTTACAAAAGCCGAAAAAACTGCTATTGAATCAAAGGCAGATGAATATACTTTTGGCGAAATCTATAATCACCGGGCTTCATTGGATTCTGCAATGGGTAATTATAAATCAGGGTTGGAGTTTCGAACAAAATTCGTTGCCATCAACGAAAAATTCATGGGGAATAAAGTCATTAAAGAAGTCAATGAACTACAAACCAAATATGAAACACAGAAAAAAGAATATACCATCTCACTATTGAATAAATCGGATTCTATCAAGTCTTTAACCATTTCTAACCAGCAATTGGCCATCAACCAGAACTTGTTTAAAATTGCAGAACAAAAATTAAAACTTGCAGATGCAAACCTGCAAATTGTATTAGATAGCTTATTACTAAGTGAACAAAATAAAAAAATATTACAAGCTCAGCTGGACTCAAGTATTAGTGAAGAAAAAATAAACAGATTAAGTGAGCAAAATAAAATTAAAGCACTGGAAGTAGCTAGGAAAAACAATCAAATTGTCATTGCACTTATAAGCATAGGGTTAATAGCTCTTTTTGTTTATTATCTATATAAAAGAAAACAAAATATCCAGATAAGCATTCATCAGAAAGAAATGCTGATTCAGCAGAAAAACGCAACAATAGATATTATTAACGCTGAAGAAAAAGAAAGGAAAAGAATCGCAAGTGATTTGCACGATGGAGTTGGGCAAATGATGTCGGCCGCATAT is a genomic window of Sediminibacterium sp. TEGAF015 containing:
- a CDS encoding ATP-binding protein encodes the protein MKKQLPLVCFFIAFIFISSQSKAQYQKEIDSLKAIIPTVIKDTVQLNKLAQLAFYQSFTDSVNTFKNTQQIQQLSAKWNYKPGLAAALRANANFFIVKRVPQKALPYLIQESLIWQQIKRPIEVAANHAMLGQCYTLSADYSMATEQFNKAEQLYKQLNDQKSLGALYHNAGTMLTEKTEPKLALIYLIKSLEIQEQLKDTKTIGLTQNNIGRLFYQTKNYPKAIEYFQKAIISNSLIKDWRNLGIAHVNLANVYVEMNDYSTAMRELNESIDNFTKVDFKRGLQVVYNNLGAMNIRQKNYVAAIPLLQKGLELAKMNQSTAGVALIEQNIGYALYLSNQYEKALEWFTKAEKTAIESKADEYTFGEIYNHRASLDSAMGNYKSGLEFRTKFVAINEKFMGNKVIKEVNELQTKYETQKKEYTISLLNKSDSIKSLTISNQQLAINQNLFKIAEQKLKLADANLQIVLDSLLLSEQNKKILQAQLDSSISEEKINRLSEQNKIKALEVARKNNQIVIALISIGLIALFVYYLYKRKQNIQISIHQKEMLIQQKNATIDIINAEEKERKRIASDLHDGVGQMMSAAYMNLQAIKDQLNNISPDDAELFNKSMSLVKESCDEVRQVSHNMMPNALLVKGLAKAVQEFIGQINQRNLKINLSTEGILHALPSHVEGVLYRVIQESVNNVIKHAMATHLDISINQSEDGIDVMIEDNGKGFENGLIHKEGIGLSNIKSRIHYLGGTVEWNTSLGNGTLVAIYIPLTKKVNNSND
- a CDS encoding ribonuclease Z, with product MFAVTILGNNSALPAYDRHPSAQIVTIYDQLLLIDCGEGTQMQLSRYKIRRGKLNHIFISHLHGDHYFGLIGLISSMALLNREQPLHLFAPAGLQEIIQLQLSVASTTLPFPLIFHPLEKEGIILDESKFTVETFQTQHRIPCWGFLIREKKEPRKIDKEKAVQHHIPSAYYQSLKAGYDYTAKDGTVIYNDQVTVTNSPARSYAYCADTLYDERLANIAKDVTMIYHEATYLNGMEERAAARFHSTTAQAATIALKANAGGLLLGHFSSKFEELHDYLKEALEVFPHTQLAIEGVTFKI